The Agromyces marinus genome window below encodes:
- a CDS encoding DUF1254 domain-containing protein: MTESTDRYRELAQAPLEGGYPTPEAARTLQEEAYFQRAVQTWLWSLPALNMVAMKKGHERTSGVGHNVMAVYEKRLKPNTVITTPNSDVIYGLTFADLAVSGPLIIDAPPKLQALMDDFWHRPLTGPEIDGRRYLGDVGIPGPDHGKGGTYLIVPEGYTGEVPDGAFVFTSPTNGVFIFVRGFFSSVDDLAPGVAAIEGITIRPLNGEAEPMRFEHVSDVAADALFAHDASSFDLLDEFIQGETVDSVDPYMHGMLAAIGIRKGGTFAPTARQRELLDQAATTAWKIAKTDAASFDEHPSARWWEDRHWVAHVLTHPDDFMHTLLDEQWRDRTTGHTDVVAKAHMFVNHYSISTGMMTSVVGMGAKYGNAYKDADGQFLRGERTYRIDLPPDPPANLFWSITVYDAETASGVDADGQEYPSLNGMNDVPLNEDGSISLFVGPNPPEGATNWLKTVPGRGWFSLYRFYGPKQEFFDREYTVGDFIRVE, encoded by the coding sequence GTGACCGAATCGACCGACCGGTACCGGGAGCTGGCGCAGGCACCGCTCGAGGGCGGGTATCCGACGCCGGAGGCAGCACGCACCCTGCAGGAGGAGGCGTACTTCCAGCGCGCCGTGCAGACCTGGCTGTGGTCACTGCCGGCGCTGAACATGGTCGCGATGAAGAAGGGCCACGAGCGGACCTCGGGGGTCGGCCACAACGTCATGGCGGTCTACGAGAAGCGGCTGAAGCCGAACACGGTCATCACGACCCCGAACTCGGATGTCATCTACGGGCTCACCTTCGCCGACCTGGCGGTGTCCGGGCCGCTGATCATCGATGCGCCGCCGAAGCTGCAGGCGCTCATGGACGACTTCTGGCACCGGCCGCTCACCGGGCCCGAGATCGACGGGCGCCGCTACCTCGGCGACGTCGGCATCCCCGGACCCGACCACGGCAAGGGGGGAACCTACCTAATCGTGCCCGAGGGCTACACGGGCGAGGTGCCCGATGGGGCGTTCGTGTTCACGAGTCCGACCAACGGGGTGTTCATCTTCGTCCGCGGGTTCTTCTCGTCGGTCGACGACCTCGCCCCGGGTGTCGCCGCGATCGAGGGCATCACCATCCGCCCGCTGAACGGGGAGGCCGAGCCGATGCGGTTCGAGCACGTGTCAGACGTCGCCGCGGACGCGCTCTTCGCTCACGACGCGAGCTCCTTCGACCTGCTGGACGAGTTCATCCAGGGCGAGACGGTCGACTCCGTCGACCCGTACATGCACGGGATGCTCGCTGCGATCGGCATCCGCAAGGGCGGGACGTTCGCGCCCACGGCCCGCCAGCGCGAACTGCTCGATCAGGCTGCGACGACGGCCTGGAAGATCGCGAAGACGGATGCCGCGAGCTTCGACGAGCACCCCTCGGCGCGGTGGTGGGAGGACCGGCACTGGGTCGCGCACGTCCTCACGCACCCCGACGACTTCATGCACACGCTGCTCGACGAGCAGTGGCGGGACCGCACGACCGGGCACACCGATGTCGTCGCGAAGGCGCACATGTTCGTCAACCACTACTCGATCAGCACGGGCATGATGACCTCGGTCGTGGGCATGGGAGCGAAGTACGGCAACGCCTACAAGGACGCGGACGGGCAGTTCCTCCGAGGCGAGCGGACGTACCGCATCGACCTGCCGCCCGACCCGCCCGCGAACCTGTTCTGGTCGATCACCGTGTACGACGCCGAGACGGCGTCGGGCGTCGACGCCGACGGGCAGGAGTACCCCTCGCTCAACGGCATGAACGACGTCCCGCTGAACGAGGACGGATCGATCAGCCTGTTCGTGGGACCGAACCCGCCCGAGGGTGCGACGAACTGGCTGAAGACCGTTCCCGGCCGGGGATGGTTCAGCCTCTACCGGTTCTACGGACCGAAGCAGGAGTTCTTCGACCGCGAGTACACGGTGGGCGACTTCATCCGTGTCGAGTGA
- the pth gene encoding aminoacyl-tRNA hydrolase produces MNFFDRLLHRRKDEVVPENTWLVIGLGNPGAQYAGNRHNVGQMVADELASRIGATFKSHKTPSRVAEGFLGPGRPKLVLAKPNSYMNTSGGPVSALLKFYSLDVDRLIVVHDELDIPFDTVRLKRGGGHGGHNGLRDIQKAAGSPDFTRVRVGIGRPPGRMEAADYVLRDFAGTERDAVPSLLADAADAVEAIAEHGLVAAQQRFHSPA; encoded by the coding sequence GTGAACTTCTTCGACCGCCTCCTCCACCGCCGGAAGGACGAGGTCGTGCCCGAGAACACCTGGCTCGTGATCGGCCTCGGCAACCCCGGCGCGCAGTACGCCGGCAACCGCCACAACGTCGGCCAGATGGTCGCCGACGAGCTCGCCTCGCGCATCGGCGCGACCTTCAAGAGCCACAAGACGCCCTCGCGCGTCGCCGAGGGGTTCCTCGGCCCGGGCCGGCCGAAGCTCGTGCTCGCCAAGCCCAACAGCTACATGAACACCTCCGGCGGACCGGTCTCGGCACTGCTGAAGTTCTACTCCCTCGACGTCGACCGGCTCATCGTGGTGCACGACGAGCTCGACATCCCGTTCGACACCGTGCGGCTGAAGCGCGGCGGCGGGCACGGCGGGCACAACGGGCTCCGCGACATCCAGAAGGCCGCGGGCTCGCCCGACTTCACGCGCGTGCGCGTCGGCATCGGCCGCCCGCCCGGGCGAATGGAAGCCGCCGACTACGTGCTGCGCGACTTCGCCGGCACCGAGCGCGACGCCGTGCCGAGCCTCCTGGCGGATGCCGCGGACGCGGTCGAGGCCATCGCCGAGCACGGCCTCGTCGCGGCGCAGCAGCGTTTCCACTCGCCGGCGTAG
- a CDS encoding 50S ribosomal protein L25/general stress protein Ctc: protein MDEDNQVVAELRESFGKGAARKIRAAGKIPAVIYGHGTEPKHVTLPGHETALLIRKANAVLDLQIAGKSQLALVKDVQKDPVHQIIEHMDLIVVKRGEKVQVEVPVHVEGESAAGTIADLDAHTLLLEVEATHIPENVVVSVEGLEEGTQILAGAVELPKGATLISDAEALVINVHVPQKVDLGEEPEAAEGEEAAEAASADEAAEGESAE from the coding sequence ATGGACGAAGACAACCAGGTCGTCGCAGAACTGCGCGAATCCTTCGGCAAGGGCGCTGCCCGCAAGATCCGCGCCGCGGGCAAGATCCCCGCCGTGATCTACGGCCACGGCACCGAGCCGAAGCACGTCACGCTGCCCGGCCACGAGACCGCGCTGCTCATCCGCAAGGCGAACGCCGTGCTCGACCTGCAGATCGCGGGCAAGAGCCAGCTCGCGCTCGTCAAGGACGTGCAGAAGGACCCGGTGCACCAGATCATCGAGCACATGGACCTCATCGTCGTCAAGCGCGGCGAGAAGGTCCAGGTCGAGGTGCCCGTGCACGTCGAGGGCGAGTCGGCTGCGGGCACCATCGCCGACCTCGACGCGCACACGCTGCTGCTCGAGGTCGAGGCGACCCACATCCCCGAGAACGTCGTCGTCAGTGTCGAGGGCCTCGAGGAGGGCACCCAGATCCTGGCCGGCGCCGTCGAGCTGCCCAAGGGCGCGACGCTCATCAGCGACGCCGAGGCGCTCGTCATCAACGTGCACGTGCCGCAGAAGGTCGACCTCGGCGAGGAGCCCGAGGCCGCCGAGGGCGAGGAGGCCGCAGAGGCCGCTTCCGCCGACGAGGCCGCAGAGGGCGAGTCGGCCGAGTAG